One genomic region from Amycolatopsis sp. FBCC-B4732 encodes:
- a CDS encoding MFS transporter, whose protein sequence is MSTETRAPAKLALTAVCLGFLMITLDATIVNLALPAIGADFGEPSTAALQWVVDAYTVTLAAFLLTWGAAGDRWGSRRVFEAGVAVFVVASVGCALAGDAVWLIAARAVQGAGAAALLPSSLALIVHQFPDARERARALGVWGGMSGAGLAAGPVLGGLAVGLADWRLVFAVNVPVGILAIVLTRRAVTEPPRRETHLDFAGQVAGTVSLAAFVAGFIEAGHAGWGAPATLALLAGGVVAGAVFVAVEQRVAEPVLPLGILRIRDFAVATGIGGLFNFCLYGTLFSLALYLQRAWSLGALAAGLALVPLTAVVGLNAFFSGRLTGRSGPRTPMVAGALAGLVGAAGFALLPADRALVAFAVVSVVFGCCSLAMPAMTSLAMNALPGQAGLAAGVLNASRQTGGAIGVALVGALAPAAGMWLVAAGYALVAGLAFAARQSS, encoded by the coding sequence ATGAGCACCGAAACCCGAGCCCCGGCGAAGCTCGCCCTGACCGCCGTCTGCCTGGGCTTCCTGATGATCACGCTCGACGCGACCATCGTGAACCTGGCCCTGCCCGCGATCGGCGCCGACTTCGGTGAGCCGTCGACGGCCGCGCTGCAGTGGGTGGTCGACGCCTACACCGTCACCCTTGCCGCGTTCCTGCTGACCTGGGGTGCCGCCGGGGACCGGTGGGGTTCACGACGCGTTTTCGAGGCGGGTGTCGCCGTCTTCGTCGTCGCCAGCGTCGGCTGCGCGCTCGCCGGGGACGCGGTCTGGCTGATCGCCGCGCGGGCCGTGCAGGGGGCCGGGGCCGCCGCGCTGCTGCCGTCGTCGCTCGCCTTGATCGTCCACCAGTTCCCGGACGCGCGGGAGCGGGCCCGCGCGCTCGGCGTCTGGGGTGGCATGAGCGGGGCCGGGCTGGCCGCCGGGCCGGTGCTCGGCGGGCTCGCCGTCGGCCTCGCCGACTGGCGCCTGGTCTTCGCGGTCAACGTCCCGGTCGGGATCCTCGCCATCGTCCTGACGCGGCGGGCGGTCACCGAACCCCCGCGCCGGGAGACGCACCTCGACTTCGCCGGGCAGGTCGCCGGCACGGTGTCGCTGGCCGCGTTCGTCGCCGGGTTCATCGAAGCCGGGCACGCGGGGTGGGGCGCGCCCGCCACCCTCGCGCTGCTCGCCGGGGGCGTGGTGGCCGGCGCGGTGTTCGTGGCCGTGGAGCAGCGCGTCGCGGAACCCGTGCTGCCGCTGGGCATCCTGAGGATCCGGGACTTCGCGGTGGCCACGGGCATCGGCGGCCTGTTCAACTTCTGCCTCTACGGCACCCTTTTCAGCCTGGCGCTGTACCTGCAACGCGCCTGGTCGCTCGGGGCGCTCGCCGCCGGGCTCGCGCTGGTGCCGCTGACGGCGGTGGTCGGGCTCAACGCCTTCTTCAGCGGACGCCTCACCGGACGCTCCGGCCCGCGTACGCCGATGGTCGCGGGCGCGCTGGCCGGGCTCGTCGGCGCGGCCGGCTTCGCGCTGCTGCCCGCGGATCGCGCGCTGGTGGCGTTCGCCGTGGTCTCGGTCGTCTTCGGCTGCTGTTCGCTGGCGATGCCCGCGATGACGTCGCTGGCGATGAACGCCTTGCCGGGGCAGGCCGGGCTGGCCGCGGGCGTGCTCAACGCGTCGCGCCAGACCGGGGGAGCGATCGGGGTCGCGCTCGTCGGCGCGCTGGCCCCGGCCGCCGGGATGTGGCTGGTGGCGGCCGGGTACGCGCTGGTCGCGGGGCTGGCGTTCGCCGCGCGTCAGTCGTCGTAG
- a CDS encoding phosphatidate cytidylyltransferase: MSTPGTTEAAPEAKKASKAGRNLPAAIGVALLLGAAIIVSLLTVRFLFIGIIAIAIAVGTFEFAGVLRRVADTKVAMIPVLVGGQAMIWLAWPFGREGALTAFVLTVLACLLWRLPGGAKGYLRDISASTFAAAYLPLFGAFAAMLVPPSDGVGRVLTFLIGVVASDTGGYIAGVLGGKHPMAPTISPKKTWEGFGGSLVGGIVAGALTLSLLLDGHVWQGVIFGVAIVLTATLGDLVESLIKRDLGVKDMGTLLPGHGGIMDRLDSLLPSAVVSWLLLSAFVPLG, from the coding sequence ATCTCGACACCGGGGACCACCGAAGCCGCGCCCGAAGCCAAGAAGGCGTCCAAGGCCGGGCGGAACCTGCCCGCGGCCATCGGGGTCGCGTTGCTGCTCGGGGCCGCGATCATCGTTTCCCTGCTCACCGTGCGCTTCCTCTTCATCGGGATCATCGCGATCGCGATCGCGGTCGGCACCTTCGAATTCGCCGGGGTGCTGCGCCGGGTCGCCGACACCAAGGTCGCGATGATCCCGGTGCTCGTCGGCGGGCAGGCGATGATCTGGCTCGCCTGGCCGTTCGGGCGGGAGGGCGCGCTCACGGCGTTCGTCCTGACCGTGCTCGCCTGCCTGCTGTGGCGCCTGCCCGGCGGCGCGAAGGGCTATCTGCGGGACATCAGCGCGTCGACGTTCGCCGCCGCCTACCTGCCGCTCTTCGGGGCGTTCGCGGCCATGCTCGTGCCGCCGTCGGACGGTGTCGGGCGCGTTCTCACCTTCCTCATCGGCGTCGTCGCCTCGGACACCGGGGGCTACATCGCCGGCGTGCTCGGCGGCAAGCACCCGATGGCGCCCACCATCAGCCCGAAGAAGACCTGGGAAGGCTTCGGCGGTTCGCTGGTCGGCGGGATCGTCGCCGGTGCCCTCACCCTGAGCCTGCTGCTGGACGGGCACGTCTGGCAGGGCGTCATCTTCGGCGTCGCCATCGTCCTCACCGCGACCCTGGGCGACCTCGTCGAGTCGCTGATCAAGCGCGACCTCGGCGTCAAGGACATGGGCACCCTGCTGCCGGGTCACGGCGGGATCATGGACCGCCTCGACTCGCTGCTGCCCTCGGCCGTCGTTTCCTGGCTGCTGCTGTCCGCGTTCGTCCCGCTGGGCTGA
- the frr gene encoding ribosome recycling factor → MIDETLLDAEEKMEKAVSVAKDDLTSVRTGRATPSMFSRIVVEYYGAPTPLNQLASVNVPEARMALIKPYDQTQLAAIEKAIRESDLGVNPSNDGNVIRIVIPQLTEERRKEMVKVAKGKGEDARVTIRSIRRKAKEELDRIGKDGEAGEDEVVRAEKELQNLTDTYSHKVDELVKHKEAELLEV, encoded by the coding sequence GTGATCGACGAGACCCTCCTCGACGCCGAGGAGAAGATGGAAAAAGCGGTGTCCGTCGCGAAGGACGACCTGACGTCGGTGCGCACCGGCCGGGCCACCCCGTCGATGTTCTCGCGCATCGTCGTCGAGTACTACGGCGCGCCGACCCCGCTGAACCAGCTGGCCAGCGTCAACGTGCCCGAGGCGCGGATGGCGCTGATCAAGCCCTACGACCAGACGCAGCTGGCCGCCATCGAGAAGGCGATCCGCGAGTCCGACCTCGGGGTCAACCCGAGCAACGACGGCAACGTGATCCGGATCGTCATCCCGCAGCTCACCGAGGAGCGGCGCAAGGAGATGGTGAAGGTCGCCAAGGGCAAGGGCGAGGACGCCCGGGTGACCATCCGCAGCATCCGCCGCAAGGCCAAGGAAGAGCTCGACCGCATCGGCAAGGACGGCGAAGCGGGCGAGGACGAGGTCGTGCGCGCGGAGAAGGAACTGCAGAACCTCACCGACACCTACTCGCACAAGGTCGACGAGCTGGTCAAGCACAAGGAAGCCGAGCTGCTCGAGGTCTGA
- the pyrH gene encoding UMP kinase, whose product MGDRVEGGYRRVLLKLGGEMFGGGSIGVDPDVVHSVAQQIADVARTGVQVAVVIGGGNYFRGAELSQRGMDRDRADYMAMLGTVMNCLALQDFLEKEGLPTRVQTAITMGQVAEPYIPRRAERHLEKGRVVIFGAGVGMPYFSTDTAAAQRALELGCEAVLMAKAVDGVYTADPKADPTAEMFREITHREVLERDLKVADATAFSLCMDNNMPIIVFNLLTEGNIARAVSGERIGTLVSTPADGVPA is encoded by the coding sequence ATGGGTGACCGGGTCGAAGGTGGCTACCGGCGGGTGCTGCTGAAACTGGGCGGCGAAATGTTCGGCGGTGGTTCGATCGGCGTCGATCCGGATGTCGTCCACTCGGTCGCGCAGCAGATCGCCGACGTCGCCCGCACCGGCGTCCAGGTCGCGGTCGTGATCGGCGGCGGCAACTACTTCCGCGGCGCGGAGCTCTCGCAGCGCGGCATGGACCGCGACCGCGCCGACTACATGGCGATGCTGGGCACCGTGATGAACTGCCTGGCGCTGCAGGACTTCCTGGAGAAGGAGGGCCTGCCCACCCGCGTGCAGACCGCCATCACGATGGGCCAGGTCGCCGAGCCCTACATCCCGCGCCGCGCCGAGCGGCACCTGGAGAAGGGCCGCGTCGTGATCTTCGGCGCCGGGGTCGGCATGCCGTACTTCTCCACCGACACCGCGGCCGCGCAGCGGGCGCTCGAGCTGGGCTGCGAAGCCGTGCTGATGGCGAAGGCCGTCGACGGCGTCTACACCGCGGACCCGAAGGCCGACCCGACCGCCGAGATGTTCCGCGAGATCACCCACCGCGAGGTGCTGGAGCGGGACCTCAAGGTCGCCGACGCGACGGCGTTCAGCCTCTGCATGGACAACAACATGCCGATCATCGTGTTCAACCTGCTCACCGAGGGGAACATCGCCCGCGCGGTGAGTGGTGAAAGAATCGGCACGTTGGTCAGCACCCCCGCCGACGGGGTGCCGGCCTAG
- the tsf gene encoding translation elongation factor Ts — protein MANYTAADVKRLREMTGAGMMDCKKALEENGGDFDKAVEFLRIKGAKDVGKRAERATAEGLVTGEGGVLIELDSETDFVAKNADFQALAAKIVEVAKTVKTSDVEALKAAELDGKTVNEVVQELSARIGEKLELRRVVAFEGQTATYLHRRGSDLPPAVGVLVEFTGDDTEAARGAAMQVAALRAKYLTREEVPAEIVENERSIAEKTAREEGKPEQAMSKIIEGKVNAYYKDNVLLEQPSVKDNKKTVKALLDEAGVTLTKFARFEVGQA, from the coding sequence ATGGCGAACTACACCGCCGCTGACGTGAAGCGCCTGCGCGAGATGACCGGCGCCGGCATGATGGACTGCAAGAAGGCGCTCGAGGAGAACGGCGGCGACTTCGACAAGGCCGTCGAGTTCCTGCGCATCAAGGGTGCCAAGGACGTCGGCAAGCGCGCCGAGCGCGCCACCGCCGAGGGCCTGGTCACCGGCGAGGGCGGTGTCCTCATCGAACTCGACTCCGAGACCGACTTCGTCGCCAAGAACGCCGACTTCCAGGCGCTCGCCGCGAAGATCGTCGAGGTCGCGAAGACCGTCAAGACCTCCGACGTCGAGGCGCTCAAGGCCGCCGAGCTCGACGGCAAGACCGTCAACGAGGTCGTCCAGGAGCTCTCGGCCCGCATCGGCGAGAAGCTCGAGCTGCGCCGCGTCGTGGCCTTCGAGGGCCAGACCGCGACCTACCTGCACCGCCGCGGCTCCGACCTGCCGCCGGCCGTCGGCGTGCTCGTCGAGTTCACCGGTGACGACACCGAGGCCGCCCGCGGTGCCGCCATGCAGGTCGCCGCGCTGCGCGCGAAGTACCTGACCCGCGAAGAGGTCCCGGCCGAGATCGTCGAGAACGAGCGCTCGATCGCCGAGAAGACCGCCCGCGAAGAGGGCAAGCCGGAGCAGGCCATGTCCAAGATCATCGAGGGCAAGGTCAACGCCTACTACAAGGACAACGTCCTGCTCGAGCAGCCTTCGGTCAAGGACAACAAGAAGACCGTCAAGGCCCTGCTCGACGAGGCCGGCGTGACGCTGACCAAGTTCGCGCGGTTCGAGGTCGGCCAGGCCTGA
- the rpsB gene encoding 30S ribosomal protein S2: MAVVTMKQLLDSGVHFGHQTRRWNPKMKRYIFTERNGIYIIDLQQTLTYIDRAFEFIKETVAHGGTIMFVGTKKQAQEAIAAEASRVGMPYVNQRWLGGMLTNFQTVHKRLLRLKELESREQTGGFEGLTKREILTLTREKDKLEKTLGGIRDMAKVPSIVWIVDTKKEHIAVGEARKLNIPVVAILDTNCDPDEVDYPIPGNDDAIRSAALLTKVVAEAAAAGLMQRSSRNGASADTKPEPGVAADEPLAEWEKELLAGSETAAADATEAAAAVEAPVEAPTEQATASS; encoded by the coding sequence ATGGCCGTCGTCACCATGAAGCAGCTGCTCGACAGCGGCGTGCACTTCGGGCACCAGACTCGTCGGTGGAACCCGAAGATGAAGCGCTACATCTTCACCGAGCGCAACGGCATCTACATCATCGACCTGCAGCAGACGCTGACCTACATCGACCGTGCCTTCGAGTTCATCAAGGAAACCGTCGCGCACGGTGGCACGATCATGTTCGTCGGCACCAAGAAGCAGGCTCAGGAAGCCATCGCGGCCGAAGCCTCGCGCGTGGGCATGCCCTACGTGAACCAGCGCTGGCTCGGCGGCATGCTGACCAACTTCCAGACCGTGCACAAGCGCCTCCTCCGCCTGAAGGAGCTCGAGTCGCGCGAGCAGACCGGCGGCTTCGAAGGTCTCACCAAGCGCGAGATCCTCACGCTCACCCGTGAGAAGGACAAGCTCGAGAAGACCCTCGGCGGCATCCGCGACATGGCCAAGGTGCCCAGCATCGTGTGGATCGTCGACACGAAGAAGGAGCACATCGCCGTCGGCGAGGCTCGCAAGCTGAACATCCCGGTCGTCGCGATCCTGGACACCAACTGCGACCCGGACGAGGTCGACTACCCGATCCCGGGCAACGACGACGCCATCCGGTCGGCCGCGCTGCTGACCAAGGTCGTCGCCGAGGCCGCGGCCGCCGGTCTGATGCAGCGGTCCAGCCGCAACGGTGCGTCGGCCGACACGAAGCCCGAGCCGGGTGTCGCCGCGGACGAGCCGCTGGCCGAGTGGGAGAAGGAGCTGCTCGCCGGCTCCGAGACCGCCGCCGCCGACGCGACCGAGGCCGCTGCCGCCGTCGAGGCTCCGGTCGAGGCCCCGACCGAGCAGGCGACCGCCTCCTCCTGA
- a CDS encoding M23 family metallopeptidase, giving the protein MVAKYFDAPETPYGAGHRGVDLAAVPGQEVLAADAGVVVFVGPVGGRTVISVDHDGGLRTTYEPIAPKVAVGEQVYRGQVLGTVLAGHPGCLLAACLHWGVRRGDEYVDPLALTGEVGEYRLKAWGGDR; this is encoded by the coding sequence GTGGTGGCGAAGTACTTCGACGCCCCCGAAACGCCCTACGGCGCCGGGCACCGCGGGGTCGACCTGGCCGCCGTGCCCGGGCAGGAGGTGCTCGCGGCCGATGCGGGCGTGGTCGTGTTCGTCGGGCCGGTGGGCGGGCGGACCGTCATCTCCGTCGACCACGACGGCGGGTTGCGCACCACCTACGAGCCCATCGCGCCGAAGGTGGCCGTCGGTGAGCAGGTCTACCGGGGGCAGGTGCTCGGGACCGTCCTCGCCGGGCACCCCGGCTGCCTGCTGGCGGCCTGCCTGCACTGGGGCGTGCGGCGGGGCGACGAGTACGTCGATCCCCTGGCCCTGACCGGCGAAGTGGGCGAATACCGGCTCAAGGCGTGGGGAGGTGATCGATGA
- a CDS encoding FliA/WhiG family RNA polymerase sigma factor: MTAGPHVTEAAGVTTHGEAAAPADTRAGYDVDAGIAALWQQFADSPDQASRDRLVLHYAPLVKYVAGRVGTGLPTHVDVGDLVQSGIFGLVDAIEKFDPERGLRFETYAMQRIRGAILDDLRSQDWVPRAVRSKAKEAERAMERLGARLHRTPTDAELAAELGIGLDDLRDFYGQLQLTSVVALEDLVAAGKDSGSLVDTLPDDDAVDPVAVLVDQDNRRQLAQAIAQLTERDKIVVSLYYFESLTLAEIGKVLGVTESRVSQLHTRAVMRLRAKLVEQTGT; the protein is encoded by the coding sequence ATGACCGCAGGACCGCACGTGACCGAAGCCGCCGGAGTGACCACTCACGGTGAGGCCGCCGCGCCCGCGGACACCCGCGCCGGCTACGACGTCGACGCCGGGATCGCGGCGCTGTGGCAGCAGTTCGCCGACAGCCCCGACCAGGCGTCGCGCGATCGGCTCGTGCTGCACTACGCCCCGCTGGTCAAGTACGTCGCGGGCCGGGTCGGCACCGGCCTGCCCACGCACGTCGACGTCGGTGACCTCGTGCAGTCGGGCATCTTCGGCCTCGTCGACGCGATCGAGAAGTTCGACCCCGAGCGCGGCCTGCGCTTCGAGACGTACGCGATGCAGCGCATCCGCGGCGCCATCCTCGACGACCTCCGGTCGCAGGACTGGGTGCCCCGCGCGGTCCGCAGCAAGGCCAAGGAGGCCGAGCGCGCGATGGAGCGCCTCGGCGCCCGCCTGCACCGCACGCCGACCGACGCGGAGCTCGCCGCCGAACTCGGCATCGGCCTCGACGACCTGCGCGACTTCTACGGCCAGCTGCAGCTGACCAGCGTCGTCGCGCTGGAGGACCTGGTGGCCGCCGGCAAGGACAGCGGGTCACTGGTCGACACGCTGCCCGACGACGACGCCGTCGACCCGGTCGCGGTGCTCGTCGACCAGGACAACCGCCGCCAGCTCGCGCAGGCGATCGCGCAGCTCACCGAGCGCGACAAGATCGTCGTCAGCCTCTACTACTTCGAGAGCCTGACCCTCGCCGAGATCGGCAAGGTCCTCGGTGTCACCGAGTCGCGGGTCAGCCAGCTGCACACCCGGGCCGTCATGCGCCTGCGCGCCAAGCTCGTCGAGCAGACCGGCACCTGA
- a CDS encoding tyrosine recombinase XerC produces MPSPRSGRARRPDLRALRAALPEPVRAVVTGYERHLGLERGLSAHTVRAYIGDAVSLLGFVVDGGGGLADLDLARLRAWLAAQQSGGASRTTLARRAASARTFTAWAHRTGVLATDPGGRLAAPRAHRTLPGVLRAGQAGEVMQASAAGAEQRDPVALRDRAIVELLYATGIRVSELCGLDVGGADFSRRVVTVLGKGAKERVVPFGVPAAAALTDWIDEGRPKIVAESGGDGAEPALFLGVRGKRVDPRAVRRVVHDAVTAVPGALDMGPHGLRHSAATHLLEGGADLRSVQELLGHATLATTQLYTHVTVDRLKAIHDRAHPRA; encoded by the coding sequence ATGCCGTCACCACGCTCCGGCCGGGCCCGCCGTCCCGATCTGCGCGCGCTCCGGGCCGCGTTGCCCGAGCCCGTCCGGGCCGTCGTCACCGGGTACGAACGGCATCTCGGGCTCGAGCGGGGCCTGTCCGCGCACACCGTCCGCGCGTACATCGGAGATGCCGTCTCGCTGCTGGGCTTCGTCGTGGACGGCGGTGGCGGCCTCGCCGACCTCGATCTCGCGCGGCTGCGGGCGTGGCTCGCCGCGCAGCAGTCCGGTGGGGCGAGCCGCACGACGCTCGCGCGGCGGGCCGCCTCGGCGCGGACGTTCACCGCCTGGGCACACCGGACCGGCGTCCTGGCCACCGACCCGGGCGGGCGGCTCGCCGCCCCGCGGGCGCACCGCACCCTGCCCGGGGTGCTGCGCGCCGGGCAGGCGGGGGAGGTGATGCAGGCGTCGGCGGCGGGTGCGGAGCAACGCGATCCGGTCGCACTGCGTGATCGCGCGATCGTCGAGCTGCTCTACGCCACCGGCATCCGCGTGTCGGAGTTGTGCGGGCTGGACGTCGGCGGCGCCGACTTCTCCCGGCGTGTCGTCACGGTGCTCGGCAAGGGCGCGAAGGAACGAGTGGTCCCGTTCGGCGTGCCGGCGGCGGCGGCGCTGACCGACTGGATCGACGAGGGGCGGCCGAAGATCGTCGCCGAAAGCGGTGGTGACGGCGCTGAGCCCGCGCTTTTCCTCGGTGTCCGCGGCAAACGCGTCGACCCGCGGGCGGTGCGGCGCGTGGTGCACGACGCCGTCACGGCGGTGCCCGGAGCGCTCGACATGGGGCCCCACGGCCTGCGTCATTCCGCCGCGACGCATCTGCTCGAAGGGGGCGCGGATCTCAGGAGCGTTCAGGAACTGCTTGGTCACGCTACGCTTGCCACGACGCAGCTCTACACTCATGTGACCGTCGACCGGTTGAAAGCGATCCATGACCGAGCGCACCCCAGGGCCTGA
- the dprA gene encoding DNA-processing protein DprA: MRQARAYLLRVAEPPAPALIAFVAEHGPIAAARRVRAGDCPPEVLKATEARRDYNLVAQDFARAAEVGARLVMPEDDEWPAWPLLALDQAALRGVAEAVPPLALWVSGEVALGTATDRAVAIVGARSATEYGEHHAAELAYGLAGRGVPVFSGAAYGIDGAAHRGALAADGVTVAVLGCAVDAGYPAGHVGLLNRIARSGGAVVSEYPPGTPPARHRFLVRNRLIAALTEGTVVVEAGRRSGARNTASTAGAFGKIVMALPGPISSAMSIGCHELIRDSRATLVSTIDQVLETVGHFGIAEDTASGRQKRSTDRLGPEALRTYEALVVRADRSDAEIAVEAGIPLRRVRALLPALEIDGFAVRGEAGWRRRRESS, translated from the coding sequence ATCCGCCAGGCCCGCGCGTACCTCCTGCGGGTAGCCGAACCACCGGCGCCCGCCCTAATTGCCTTCGTGGCCGAGCACGGACCGATCGCGGCCGCCAGACGGGTCCGCGCCGGCGACTGCCCGCCGGAGGTGCTGAAGGCGACCGAAGCCCGGCGGGATTACAACCTGGTCGCCCAGGACTTCGCCCGCGCCGCCGAAGTCGGCGCCCGGCTGGTCATGCCTGAGGACGACGAGTGGCCCGCCTGGCCGCTGCTCGCCCTCGACCAAGCCGCGCTGCGCGGGGTGGCCGAAGCCGTGCCGCCGCTGGCGTTGTGGGTGTCCGGCGAGGTCGCGCTCGGCACCGCCACCGATCGGGCCGTGGCCATCGTCGGGGCCCGCTCGGCCACCGAGTACGGCGAACACCACGCCGCCGAACTCGCCTACGGGCTGGCCGGCCGGGGCGTGCCGGTGTTCTCGGGCGCGGCGTACGGCATCGACGGGGCGGCGCACCGCGGTGCGCTCGCCGCCGACGGGGTCACCGTCGCGGTGCTCGGCTGTGCCGTCGACGCCGGTTATCCGGCCGGCCACGTCGGGCTGCTGAACCGGATCGCGCGGTCCGGTGGCGCGGTCGTCAGCGAGTACCCGCCCGGCACCCCGCCGGCGCGGCACCGCTTCCTCGTCCGCAACCGGCTCATCGCCGCCCTCACCGAGGGCACCGTGGTGGTCGAAGCCGGCCGGCGCAGCGGCGCACGCAACACCGCGAGCACCGCCGGTGCCTTCGGCAAGATCGTGATGGCGTTGCCCGGACCGATCTCGTCCGCGATGTCCATCGGCTGCCACGAGCTGATCCGTGACTCGCGGGCGACGCTGGTCTCGACGATCGACCAGGTCCTCGAGACGGTCGGCCACTTCGGCATCGCCGAGGACACCGCGTCCGGCCGGCAGAAGCGGTCCACCGACCGGCTGGGCCCCGAAGCACTGCGCACCTACGAGGCACTCGTAGTGCGCGCGGACCGGTCCGACGCGGAGATCGCGGTCGAAGCCGGCATCCCGCTGCGGCGGGTGCGGGCCTTGCTGCCGGCACTGGAGATCGACGGATTCGCCGTCCGCGGGGAAGCCGGGTGGCGACGGCGGAGGGAAAGCTCGTGA
- a CDS encoding YifB family Mg chelatase-like AAA ATPase, translating into MPIAKAWSAGLLGIEGRVIEIEADLGGGLSRITLVGLPDAGLREAKDRVRSAVRNSGQPWPDGKVTLGLSPANLPKMGSAFDLGIAAAVLAASGAVPATRLLNTVLLGELALDGRIRAVRGILPGLLAARAAGYGKAVVPTDSLVEAGLVDGMEVAGAPHLREFVAWLKREGDLARPEPPGPVPPPEVPDLADVVGQPEARWALEVAAAGGHHLLLTGPPGVGKTMLARRLPGLLPQLTSEESLEVTAVHSVDGSLSKSSPLVTVPPFVAPHYSISVPALIGGGSGIAMPGAISRAHRGVLFLDEVCEFGGQCLESLRTVLEEGEVRIARVKGAITYPARFQLVLATNPCACAPPKDADCVCSPNARRRYLGKLSGPLLDRVDLRVRLRPLSAISAHDADAAEPSQTVRERVLTARERAAQRWHAHGWLSNSEVPGPALRREFALPPDATILLDRAMDRGALSGRGADRCLRIAWTLADLDGEPRPGAEQVGAALDFRERVAA; encoded by the coding sequence ATGCCCATCGCCAAGGCCTGGTCAGCCGGCCTCCTCGGCATCGAAGGCCGAGTCATCGAGATCGAGGCCGACCTCGGCGGCGGACTCAGCCGGATCACCCTCGTGGGCCTCCCCGACGCCGGCTTGCGCGAGGCGAAGGACCGCGTCCGGTCCGCCGTCCGCAATTCCGGGCAGCCGTGGCCGGACGGCAAGGTGACGCTCGGCCTGTCCCCGGCCAACCTCCCCAAGATGGGCTCCGCGTTCGACCTGGGCATCGCGGCGGCGGTACTCGCGGCATCGGGCGCCGTTCCCGCGACGCGCCTCCTCAACACGGTGTTGCTCGGCGAGCTCGCTCTGGACGGCCGGATCCGAGCGGTGCGCGGCATCCTCCCGGGCCTGCTCGCAGCCCGCGCGGCCGGTTACGGAAAGGCCGTCGTCCCGACGGACTCGCTCGTCGAGGCGGGCCTCGTCGACGGAATGGAGGTGGCAGGCGCCCCCCACCTGCGGGAGTTCGTGGCGTGGCTGAAGCGCGAAGGCGATCTGGCCCGCCCCGAACCACCCGGCCCGGTGCCCCCTCCGGAGGTCCCGGACCTCGCGGACGTCGTCGGCCAACCGGAAGCACGCTGGGCCCTGGAGGTCGCCGCGGCAGGTGGCCACCACCTCCTCCTGACCGGCCCGCCCGGGGTGGGCAAGACGATGCTGGCGAGGCGCCTGCCGGGCCTCCTCCCGCAGCTCACCTCCGAGGAATCCCTGGAGGTGACCGCGGTGCACTCGGTCGACGGCTCGCTGTCGAAGTCCTCCCCGCTGGTCACGGTGCCCCCGTTCGTCGCCCCGCACTATTCGATCTCCGTACCGGCGCTGATCGGCGGCGGCAGCGGCATCGCCATGCCGGGCGCGATCAGCCGAGCCCACCGCGGCGTCCTGTTCCTCGACGAGGTCTGCGAGTTCGGCGGCCAATGCCTCGAGTCCCTCCGAACCGTCCTCGAAGAGGGCGAAGTCCGCATCGCCCGGGTCAAAGGCGCAATCACGTATCCAGCCCGTTTCCAGCTGGTGCTGGCCACCAACCCGTGCGCGTGCGCGCCCCCGAAGGACGCCGACTGCGTGTGTTCGCCGAACGCCCGCCGCCGCTACCTGGGCAAGCTTTCCGGACCCCTGCTCGACCGCGTGGACCTGCGGGTCCGCCTGAGGCCGCTGAGCGCCATCAGCGCACACGACGCCGACGCGGCGGAGCCGTCGCAAACGGTCCGCGAGAGGGTCCTCACGGCTCGCGAACGCGCGGCGCAAAGGTGGCATGCCCACGGCTGGCTGTCCAACTCGGAGGTCCCCGGACCGGCCCTGCGCCGCGAGTTCGCCCTACCACCCGACGCAACGATCCTGCTGGACCGAGCCATGGACCGCGGAGCCCTGAGCGGCCGCGGCGCCGACCGCTGCCTACGCATCGCGTGGACCCTGGCCGACCTGGACGGCGAGCCCCGCCCCGGCGCCGAACAAGTAGGCGCAGCCCTGGACTTCCGCGAGCGGGTGGCGGCATGA
- a CDS encoding YraN family protein, with protein sequence MPGTDELAKHRRDLGAWGEDLALRHLQERGLVLLARNWRCREGELDLVFTDRTRVIVCEVKTRTGTEFGLPTETVTEEKAGRVRRAAQRWLSHFRIGWCPVRYDVVTILAEPGTSPRLQHIEAAF encoded by the coding sequence ATGCCGGGCACCGACGAGCTCGCAAAACACCGCCGAGACCTGGGCGCCTGGGGCGAAGACCTGGCCCTCCGCCACCTGCAGGAACGCGGCCTCGTCCTGCTCGCCCGCAACTGGCGCTGCCGCGAAGGCGAGTTGGACCTGGTCTTCACCGATCGCACCCGGGTCATCGTCTGCGAGGTCAAGACCCGCACCGGCACCGAGTTCGGCCTCCCGACGGAGACCGTCACCGAGGAGAAGGCCGGCCGCGTCCGCCGAGCCGCCCAACGCTGGCTGAGCCACTTCCGCATCGGCTGGTGCCCGGTCCGCTACGACGTCGTCACCATCCTCGCCGAACCGGGCACCAGCCCCCGCCTCCAGCACATCGAGGCGGCGTTCTGA